The nucleotide sequence TCATTAGGGTAATGCGTAGACTTACACAAGAGACCGTAAGACCCTTCCAACTCTTGCAAAACCTGCTTCGTCAACTCGTGGAAATCCGGATCGTGCccattcttcaagttcGTCTGGTAAATGTGCATGAACAACTTCGCAATACACTCAGTATCCGTGTCCGACTCAAACTTGTACCCCTTGTTCGTCAACAACTGTCTCAAATCACGGTAGTTCGTGATAATACCATTGTgcacaacaacaaactgACACGTCACATCAGATCTGTGCGGATGACAGTTCACCTGCTTTGGCTCACCATGCGTCGCCCATCTCGTATGAGCAATACCACAGTGTGTCACGAAATGCACGTCCCGGTTAGGATTATGCTTCTCAATCTCCTTCTGCAAAGCAGAAACCTTCCCAATCTGCTTAAAAATCAATGtctcatcctcatcatccCCATCAATAGCAATACCAGTACTGTCATATCCACGATACTCCAACCGCTGTAACCCCTCCACTAACGTATCCACAATCTCCCCTCGAGACTTCTCAACCAAAAAATTACAATACCCAAATATACCACACATCAaatactattattattatcttcTATTATATTATCTTCTATTATCCTTTATCCTCCCTCTATCTTCAAATGTCCAGGCCTTATCTTATCCTACTATaatatactatactatacgGATACCTCTCTCAAACACACGTCAATCCAATTCGACTATCTACCCTGAGGCCGCGCTTGATAatctctcttctcttcttttctctcttttctctaaGCCGCCCATCCTATTTAACATGTCGCCACTTCCCATTTTCGTCTCTTTTTGCCCTCTTCCTATTTATACTCGCCCACTTTCAACAACCTTTCCATATATAAACACAAAAATCAGTGAAAAAACGGCAAAAAGGCGATCTGGCATTTCCAAATATAGTAATGTAAATAGATGTGCCTAGACGGCTGTGCAGGGGGACCCTTCGACAAGGCCATACATTCCCTTGTGATATGCCTTGGACTCTGCCTTAGGCTATGCCTTTCCAGCGTTTCTCGAGGGCCCATGCACCGAAGGTGGCACGAAGGATGGACCGTCAGTTGAGGAAAGGGTTCCGTTGAGGAAAGGGTTCCGTTGCGTTTCAGTGGCCAGGAATTTAGTTGCCAGGAATCAGGAATTTATTTGACACTTTGCTAGGCTAACCTAGGCTAAGCCCTGTAGTTTTACGTATGTATATAgctttattttatttttagGTACTGGTAGTGGTACTGGTAGTGGTACTGGTAGTACCACCAGTAGTACCCCTCACAAGTCTCCGAAGTTGTCGTAGACCTCCCTCCAGTTCTTGTAGAAGCCCGAAAAGAATTTGACGGCCAAGCCGACGTCTTTGCTTCCCGTGGTGGCACGGATGCTGTGCATGGCCAACTGGGCGATACCCATGTCGATGGTACGGGCGCCCGTCTGCGAGGCGATCGATGGGCCGATGGTGCCGCCGGATCTGGAGTTGTTCTTGATCTGGAAGTACTGGATTTTGTCGTCGTTGAGCCTGGCTAGTTCTTCGACAAGGGCAGTGCCGACGACGTCAGTGGCCATGTGCTGGTTGGCGTCGAGGGCGAGCGTGATGCCGACGTTTGGCTTGGGCTTGTGGTTTTCCAGGTAgacgttgttgaagttggGATTCACCATGTGGTTGACGTCTGCTgagatgatgatggagtTTGCGAATGCGGTGCGGGTCTTGGCGACGTCTGAAAATAGGTTGGCGATGACCCTTTCGACGCAGGATTCCAACAGGCCGCCCTTGGCGCCCTGTCTCGACAAGGAGCCGACCTCCTCGTTGTCGTAGAGGGCTGCTAGGTTGAACTGGGACCCGTTTTCCAAGACGTGGGCCGGGGTGCTGTTGCAGTACTCGATCAAAGCGGTGATCGCGCTGAAGGAGCAGATTCTGTCGTCGATACGTGGCGCAAAGATAAACTCGTCCTTCAACCCGCCAAACGTACCCTTTTGCACGTCAAACAAGTCCAAGTCGAACTGGGAGATCTCAGACACCTTCACCGAAAGCAATTGCGCAATGTAACGCAACAAGTGGATGCTGTGTTTGCCGTACAAGggactcttcttctcgtCCTCCAAGTCGTAATCCgcatcgtcatcgtcgtAGTCGCCATTGCCCACGTACCCAATCACAGGCACAGTTTGGTCCTCCTTGTCGAATGGACCCACGGCTGGCGCACCGAAGTGTGGTGCCAACGATGGGATCTTCGCAATTGGATGCGGCGTCGAGTCGCAAAGAACTGACTTCACAGCACCGGTCTTCGAATCCTTCACCAACACACGACCACCAATACCCAAGTCTCTGTCCAACCAAATCTCGTTCAATGTGCCCCCGTATGGCGCAACTCCCAACAACTCAAACCCTTCCACCTCCGGTTTCTTCGATGCAGGCTTCAACTTCGCAGTCAAGGCGTCAATGTGACCCCCAATGGCACCAACACCCTTTTGCGGAGTCCATGACGACCCCAACGTGAACGCACAGAGGTTCGTGCCGTTTCTCGTCGTGTAGTACTTCCCCTGGTGCACATCGTCCCAATCGCTCTTCTCGCTAATGTATTTGAACCCGTTTTCCTCCAACAACTTGCCGAAATACCTCACAACATGGTAGATTGTTGGACATTCGTACGTGAAATCGATGTAGTCCTGAGAATACTCCTTGAAACTCTTCTTGAGCTCGTGCTTGGTGCTGCTAGAGCCCACCACTAGGTTCCTTTGGCTTGCTTTTTCCTCTCTTATTTCCAATTGTTCGGATTGCACTGCCAATTTCTGCAATACCGACGTCAAATTGTTGAGAGTCTCCTTGGTAATTTTGTAGTCTTGCGACATGATGAATCGGGGATATTATTCAGTGTGATTTTTAAAGGCTTTCCTTTCGGGTAGCTGTTGCAAATAGCCTGTTGTAATTAATAGTCATAGTTAAGAATAAGGTTCGTCTATTTTATAGGGGAAGTTTCTTGCAAAGTGTCAAAATTTGGCTGCATAAAAATAGCAAGGTCGAAAGTCACCAGGCGAAGACACTGGGTTGGGGGCTCGGGACTGGGTCCAGTGGGGCCGGGAGGTATACCAATGGATCACCGGCATACACAAGGAACTGCCA is from Kluyveromyces marxianus DMKU3-1042 DNA, complete genome, chromosome 2 and encodes:
- the APE1 gene encoding metalloaminopeptidase APE1; the protein is MSQDYKITKETLNNLTSVLQKLAVQSEQLEIREEKASQRNLVVGSSSTKHELKKSFKEYSQDYIDFTYECPTIYHVVRYFGKLLEENGFKYISEKSDWDDVHQGKYYTTRNGTNLCAFTLGSSWTPQKGVGAIGGHIDALTAKLKPASKKPEVEGFELLGVAPYGGTLNEIWLDRDLGIGGRVLVKDSKTGAVKSVLCDSTPHPIAKIPSLAPHFGAPAVGPFDKEDQTVPVIGYVGNGDYDDDDADYDLEDEKKSPLYGKHSIHLLRYIAQLLSVKVSEISQFDLDLFDVQKGTFGGLKDEFIFAPRIDDRICSFSAITALIEYCNSTPAHVLENGSQFNLAALYDNEEVGSLSRQGAKGGLLESCVERVIANLFSDVAKTRTAFANSIIISADVNHMVNPNFNNVYLENHKPKPNVGITLALDANQHMATDVVGTALVEELARLNDDKIQYFQIKNNSRSGGTIGPSIASQTGARTIDMGIAQLAMHSIRATTGSKDVGLAVKFFSGFYKNWREVYDNFGDL